The proteins below come from a single Staphylococcus sp. MI 10-1553 genomic window:
- the arcA gene encoding arginine deiminase — MEKGPIQVNSEIGRLKTVLLKRPGKELENLVPDHLSGLLFDDIPYLKVAQEEHDKFAQVLRDEGVEVVYLEKLAAEAIADKAVRDQFIDDILSESQKTVLGHEKEIKALFETLSDQDLVDRIMAGVRKEEIQLETNHLVEYMDDRYPFYLDPMPNLYFTRDPQASIGRGVTINRMYWRARRRESIFMTYILKHHPRFKDADVPVWLDRNSPFNIEGGDELVLSKEVLAIGISERTSAQAIERLARQILFDEQSTFTKVLAIEIPNSRSFMHLDTVFTMIDYDKFTMHAAIFKEENHMNIFTIEKDEVTNDIKISHSSQLKATLEDALHVDHIEFIPTGNGDVIDGAREQWNDGSNTLTIRPGVVVTYDRNYVSNQLLRDKGVKVIEITGSELVRGRGGPRCMSQPLYREDI; from the coding sequence ATGGAAAAAGGACCCATCCAAGTGAATAGTGAAATTGGCAGATTAAAAACCGTTTTACTCAAGCGACCAGGCAAAGAATTAGAAAATCTTGTGCCTGATCATCTCAGTGGCTTATTATTTGACGATATTCCTTACTTGAAAGTCGCACAAGAAGAACACGACAAGTTTGCCCAAGTTTTAAGAGATGAAGGCGTTGAAGTTGTTTACCTCGAAAAATTAGCCGCAGAAGCGATTGCAGATAAAGCGGTACGTGATCAATTTATTGATGATATTTTATCTGAATCTCAAAAAACAGTACTTGGTCATGAAAAAGAAATTAAAGCACTCTTTGAAACATTAAGTGATCAAGACCTCGTAGATAGAATCATGGCAGGTGTACGTAAAGAAGAAATCCAACTCGAAACCAACCATCTTGTTGAATATATGGATGACAGATATCCATTTTATTTAGACCCTATGCCAAACCTTTATTTCACGAGAGATCCTCAAGCTTCAATCGGACGTGGCGTGACAATTAATCGTATGTATTGGAGAGCACGTCGTAGAGAATCTATCTTTATGACCTACATTCTTAAACATCACCCACGTTTCAAAGATGCAGATGTCCCTGTTTGGTTGGATCGAAATTCACCATTCAATATCGAAGGTGGAGACGAGTTAGTGCTTTCAAAAGAAGTCTTGGCTATTGGTATATCAGAACGGACTTCAGCACAAGCCATCGAACGCTTAGCACGTCAAATTTTGTTTGATGAGCAATCCACTTTTACAAAAGTATTAGCGATTGAAATACCAAATAGTCGAAGTTTCATGCATTTAGACACAGTTTTTACCATGATTGATTATGACAAATTCACAATGCATGCGGCTATCTTTAAAGAAGAAAATCATATGAATATTTTTACAATCGAAAAAGATGAAGTAACAAACGATATTAAAATCTCACATTCAAGCCAACTTAAAGCGACGTTAGAAGATGCTTTACATGTGGATCATATTGAATTTATCCCAACAGGCAACGGCGATGTTATTGATGGTGCACGCGAACAATGGAACGACGGCTCAAACACATTAACCATTCGTCCTGGTGTCGTCGTAACATATGACCGTAACTACGTTTCAAACCAATTGTTAAGAGATAAAGGGGTCAAAGTGATAGAAATTACAGGCAGTGAATTGGTGCGTGGTCGTGGCGGCCCAAGATGTATGAGTCAACCTTTATACAGAGAAGACATATAA
- a CDS encoding response regulator transcription factor → MIRIVLAEDQTMLRQAMIQLMQLHDDIHVVADVGNGQAALETVQTEPVDVVILDVEMPGLTGLEVLQHIREQAIDVKVIIVTTFKRPGYFETAVAHDVDAYVLKERSVDELVQTIHRVMAGQKEYSDALMTSLVTERNPLTDKEQWVLKEIGKGLTSKEIAQTLYLSDGTIRNYTSTIIDKLQADNRFDAWKKAHDKGWI, encoded by the coding sequence ATGATTCGTATCGTTTTAGCCGAAGATCAAACGATGTTACGTCAAGCAATGATCCAACTGATGCAACTTCACGACGATATTCATGTTGTTGCTGATGTGGGCAATGGACAAGCTGCTTTAGAAACCGTCCAAACAGAGCCTGTCGATGTTGTCATATTAGATGTCGAAATGCCTGGATTGACTGGTCTTGAAGTATTACAACACATTCGTGAACAAGCCATCGACGTGAAGGTCATTATTGTCACTACATTTAAACGTCCAGGATACTTTGAAACAGCGGTGGCACACGATGTCGATGCATATGTATTAAAGGAACGTTCTGTCGATGAGCTCGTTCAGACGATACATCGTGTTATGGCAGGTCAAAAAGAATACAGTGACGCATTAATGACCTCGCTTGTGACAGAGCGCAACCCTCTCACTGATAAAGAACAATGGGTATTGAAAGAAATTGGAAAAGGGCTCACCAGTAAAGAAATTGCACAAACCCTTTATTTATCGGATGGAACAATACGCAATTATACGTCGACTATTATTGACAAACTCCAAGCAGACAACCGCTTCGATGCATGGAAAAAAGCTCATGACAAAGGATGGATATAG
- the arcD gene encoding arginine-ornithine antiporter, producing the protein MGGTDENKLNKTALIGLVIGSMIGGGAFNIISDMGKEAGGLAIIIGWLITAVGMISLAFVFQNLTNERQDLDGGIYSYAQAGFGDFIGFSSAWGYWFAAFLGNVAYATLLMSAVGNFFPMFKGGNTLPSIIIASILLWGVHYLILKGVETAALINSIVTIAKLIPILLVLVCMIVAFNFETFKAGMFGMTSGPSHMFSWGDTLSQVKSTMLVTVWVFTGIEGAVVFSGRAKNKKDVGSATVIGLVSVLVIYFLMTVLAQGVIQQNHISELSNPSMAAVLEHIVGHWGSVLVNIGLIISVLGAWLGWTLLAGELPFIVAKDGLFPKWFAKENENKAPVHSLLVTNILVQIFLISMLFTQSAYQFAFSLASSAILIPYMLSAFYQVKYTIQTKHRATTKQWMIGIIASVYTIWLVYAAGLDYFLLTMLLYIPGLIVYMIVQRNNQKPLKRVDYLFFVIIIILAIIGILRLLSGAVDVF; encoded by the coding sequence ATGGGTGGAACAGATGAAAACAAATTAAATAAAACCGCCTTAATTGGTTTAGTCATTGGCTCGATGATTGGCGGCGGTGCATTTAACATCATTTCAGATATGGGTAAAGAAGCTGGCGGATTAGCTATCATTATTGGATGGTTGATTACCGCAGTCGGCATGATTTCGCTTGCCTTTGTCTTTCAGAACTTAACCAATGAACGCCAAGATTTAGATGGTGGGATTTACAGTTATGCCCAAGCAGGATTTGGTGACTTTATTGGCTTTTCAAGTGCTTGGGGCTATTGGTTTGCTGCCTTTTTAGGCAATGTGGCTTATGCGACGTTGCTCATGTCAGCAGTAGGTAACTTTTTCCCAATGTTCAAAGGAGGCAATACCCTACCTTCTATTATTATTGCCTCAATCTTATTGTGGGGCGTGCATTATCTTATTTTAAAAGGTGTCGAAACAGCCGCATTGATTAATAGCATTGTGACAATCGCGAAATTGATTCCGATTTTACTTGTACTCGTGTGTATGATTGTCGCTTTTAATTTTGAGACTTTTAAAGCGGGTATGTTTGGCATGACAAGTGGCCCATCACATATGTTCAGTTGGGGGGACACGCTTTCTCAAGTTAAAAGTACAATGCTCGTCACTGTGTGGGTCTTTACTGGTATTGAAGGCGCTGTCGTCTTTTCTGGACGCGCTAAAAATAAAAAAGATGTCGGTTCCGCAACCGTCATTGGTTTAGTTTCTGTATTGGTCATCTATTTCTTAATGACCGTGTTAGCACAAGGCGTCATTCAACAAAATCATATTTCAGAACTCTCTAACCCTTCTATGGCAGCAGTGTTAGAACACATTGTCGGTCATTGGGGATCTGTGCTCGTTAATATTGGTCTCATTATTTCAGTATTAGGCGCGTGGTTAGGTTGGACACTTTTAGCTGGTGAATTACCTTTTATCGTCGCAAAAGATGGCCTATTCCCTAAATGGTTTGCCAAAGAAAATGAAAATAAAGCACCTGTCCATTCATTACTCGTTACTAATATATTAGTTCAAATCTTTTTAATCAGTATGCTTTTCACACAAAGCGCTTATCAATTTGCCTTTTCACTTGCATCAAGTGCCATTCTCATTCCTTACATGTTGAGTGCTTTTTACCAAGTGAAATATACAATTCAAACGAAACATCGTGCAACAACAAAGCAATGGATGATTGGTATCATCGCTTCTGTTTACACAATCTGGCTCGTATACGCAGCGGGATTGGATTACTTCTTATTAACGATGCTGCTTTATATTCCAGGGCTCATTGTTTACATGATTGTACAAAGAAATAATCAAAAGCCATTAAAACGAGTCGATTATTTATTCTTTGTCATTATTATTATTTTAGCCATTATCGGCATCTTGAGATTATTAAGCGGTGCCGTCGATGTATTTTAA
- a CDS encoding Crp/Fnr family transcriptional regulator: MGQNPYDHSTIDNSLIKNNVNTYLEQFAAFINIPTVALQPYKNEFIVRQYNKGQVIYYSSDELTHIYYLIDGYILREHYSVNGDVYRVLNKGEHLYPLHNLFQDKTTNEMCTALTDSIVMAVPIELIEYICRNHDKVFIQMYKYLCENEKQLTEYNMALSAKSAKARVEKVLIYLCHTIGEDHEEFYEIKQFLTIQMVSDLASVSRETTGHIVNELKAQNLLLKDQKNWMISKAILE, translated from the coding sequence ATGGGGCAAAACCCGTATGATCACTCAACAATTGATAACTCACTCATCAAAAACAATGTGAATACCTATCTCGAGCAGTTTGCTGCCTTTATCAATATACCCACGGTTGCATTACAGCCGTATAAGAATGAATTTATCGTCAGACAATACAATAAAGGCCAAGTGATTTACTATTCTTCTGATGAACTGACACATATCTATTATTTAATCGATGGTTATATATTAAGAGAACATTATAGTGTGAATGGGGATGTCTATCGTGTGTTAAATAAAGGTGAACATTTATACCCGCTTCACAACCTCTTTCAAGATAAAACCACAAATGAAATGTGTACGGCACTCACCGATAGTATTGTCATGGCCGTACCGATTGAACTGATTGAATATATATGTCGAAATCACGATAAAGTGTTTATTCAAATGTATAAATACCTTTGCGAAAATGAAAAACAATTAACAGAATATAACATGGCACTCAGTGCTAAAAGCGCCAAAGCACGTGTGGAGAAAGTACTCATTTATTTATGCCATACGATTGGCGAGGACCATGAAGAGTTTTATGAAATTAAGCAGTTTTTAACGATCCAAATGGTGAGCGATTTAGCTAGTGTTTCCCGAGAAACAACAGGACACATTGTAAACGAACTGAAAGCACAAAACCTCCT
- a CDS encoding ABC transporter ATP-binding protein, translated as MIRIAHLTQTYHQKPVVNDVSFQIHAGQCTALIGPNGSGKTTLIDMIIGDRHPVQGTIEDPDHLLTSERLGVLFQQSRFPERMKVIELYHLFAHCYPSPLPFEEWVAITQFTEKQLQQFATQLSGGQQRILDFALTLVGQPQCLILDEPTSAMDVEMRQHFWSMISKLKADGRTILYTSHYIEEVEQMADCVIVLNQGRLVMDDTPQNIKREQGHSIITLPTPPAEAVISQLTDVKIMPIHDGQLQMETADVQQTLIELLALNIPLQHIEIHHHSLLDIIFNQHKGGASQ; from the coding sequence ATGATTCGCATAGCCCACTTAACCCAAACATATCACCAAAAACCTGTTGTGAATGACGTTTCTTTTCAAATTCATGCCGGCCAATGTACAGCGCTTATTGGTCCGAATGGCTCTGGAAAAACCACGCTTATTGATATGATCATCGGTGACCGTCATCCTGTACAAGGCACGATTGAAGATCCTGACCATCTTTTAACCTCTGAACGGTTAGGCGTATTGTTTCAACAAAGTCGTTTTCCAGAGCGCATGAAAGTCATTGAACTGTATCACTTGTTTGCACATTGTTATCCATCGCCACTCCCTTTTGAGGAATGGGTAGCCATCACACAGTTTACAGAAAAACAGCTCCAACAATTTGCGACTCAACTTTCAGGGGGACAACAACGCATTCTCGACTTTGCGTTAACACTTGTCGGCCAACCGCAATGTCTTATTTTAGACGAACCGACGAGTGCAATGGATGTCGAAATGCGTCAACACTTTTGGTCTATGATTAGCAAGTTGAAAGCGGATGGACGTACGATTTTGTATACGTCTCATTACATTGAAGAAGTAGAACAAATGGCTGATTGTGTCATTGTCCTTAATCAAGGACGTTTAGTGATGGACGATACACCTCAAAACATTAAACGTGAACAAGGACATTCCATCATCACATTACCGACACCACCAGCCGAAGCAGTCATATCACAATTAACTGATGTCAAAATCATGCCGATTCACGATGGGCAACTTCAAATGGAAACAGCAGATGTGCAACAAACGTTAATCGAGTTACTCGCACTCAATATTCCTTTGCAGCATATCGAAATACATCACCATTCACTGCTCGATATCATATTTAATCAACACAAAGGAGGGGCATCACAATGA
- a CDS encoding ABC transporter permease encodes MIKHYFLTELRLLTRHKTRFVLAVLLPVAFYLIFTSILDLPQPIMAKFNQEYMYSMTTFSLMSFCLFSFPFDIIDERKRGWYKRLMRTPLTPAHYISVKMGKTMCQFALSIVIIFTVAAQFKGVQMQWTQWVGSGVLIWCGASLMLSMGALLAQVNDVQKASGIGNILYLALAILGGLWFPVSQFPTLMQHLALATPTYHLKQLSYAVSLHQSFPLTSLIVLLVYSIIFLTLALYIRQRSETI; translated from the coding sequence ATGATTAAGCATTATTTTTTGACAGAACTCCGCCTACTCACACGACACAAAACACGCTTTGTACTTGCCGTTCTACTGCCAGTCGCATTCTATTTAATATTTACATCCATTCTTGACCTACCTCAACCTATCATGGCAAAGTTTAATCAAGAATATATGTACAGTATGACGACATTTAGTTTAATGAGTTTTTGCTTGTTTTCTTTCCCTTTTGACATCATTGACGAACGTAAACGTGGCTGGTATAAGCGACTCATGCGTACGCCACTCACGCCAGCGCACTACATCAGTGTAAAAATGGGTAAAACGATGTGTCAATTTGCGTTGTCGATTGTCATTATTTTTACGGTAGCTGCACAGTTTAAAGGCGTACAAATGCAATGGACGCAATGGGTTGGTTCAGGGGTTTTAATCTGGTGTGGCGCGAGTCTCATGTTGAGTATGGGGGCACTACTTGCACAGGTGAATGATGTCCAAAAAGCGAGTGGTATTGGCAACATTTTGTATTTAGCACTGGCCATTCTCGGTGGTCTGTGGTTTCCAGTGTCACAATTTCCGACCTTGATGCAGCATCTCGCACTGGCAACACCGACCTATCACCTTAAACAGTTGTCCTACGCGGTGAGTTTGCATCAATCTTTTCCACTGACATCTTTAATCGTATTGTTGGTATATAGTATAATTTTCTTAACACTTGCACTCTATATTCGACAAAGAAGTGAAACGATATGA
- a CDS encoding sensor histidine kinase produces MIKKLDLHYLNLSSLLYLLFPILNLWNPYHLGRHDILVVVTCLFVIVYTALVVGHPLLSYGLMYTLLVFQYAGMIYFVYALNPMTALFLFYSAFAIPYVFKAKLWSKEYVTFIATMVLCIIVTLIYYPEIYYIITLLIFFTAIHLMMFANFKKIEQAHYQHELETKNKQLNFLIAEQERNRIGQDLHDTLGHVFAALSLKSELALKLIDTEPNRAKVEIQSLNDISKETLNQIRVIINDLKIASFAEEVASVEALLQDANLQFHFEGAHVAHALNPAKQALLAMVLREAINNIIKHADATTVHATLSETTTGLQLDIQDNGCGIQDESPIHLQSIQARVDVLKGQLYVENNEGLHIQILIPRSGQ; encoded by the coding sequence ATGATTAAAAAATTAGATTTACATTATCTGAATTTATCCAGTTTACTTTATTTACTCTTTCCGATACTTAACTTATGGAATCCATATCATCTTGGACGTCACGATATTTTAGTCGTCGTGACTTGTCTCTTTGTCATTGTCTATACGGCTCTTGTAGTGGGTCATCCATTACTGTCATACGGTCTGATGTATACGTTACTCGTCTTTCAATATGCGGGTATGATTTATTTCGTATATGCGCTAAATCCTATGACTGCACTGTTTTTGTTTTATAGTGCCTTTGCAATTCCTTACGTCTTTAAAGCAAAGTTATGGTCCAAAGAATATGTCACTTTCATCGCTACGATGGTGCTTTGTATCATTGTGACGCTTATTTATTATCCAGAAATTTACTATATCATCACCTTGTTAATTTTTTTCACTGCCATTCATTTAATGATGTTTGCAAACTTTAAAAAGATTGAGCAAGCACATTATCAACATGAACTCGAAACTAAAAATAAGCAGTTGAACTTTTTAATTGCTGAACAAGAGCGTAACCGAATCGGACAAGATTTGCATGATACGCTCGGACACGTTTTTGCGGCGTTAAGCTTAAAATCCGAGCTTGCACTGAAGTTGATTGATACTGAACCGAACCGTGCAAAAGTTGAAATACAAAGCCTAAACGATATTTCAAAGGAGACACTCAATCAAATACGTGTCATTATTAACGACTTGAAAATCGCGTCCTTTGCGGAAGAAGTCGCATCTGTAGAAGCATTGTTACAAGATGCCAATTTACAATTTCACTTTGAAGGGGCACATGTCGCACACGCGTTGAATCCAGCGAAACAAGCATTACTCGCCATGGTGCTACGTGAAGCGATTAACAATATTATTAAACACGCCGATGCGACAACCGTTCACGCGACTTTATCCGAAACGACAACCGGCTTGCAACTCGACATTCAAGATAATGGTTGCGGCATTCAAGACGAGTCCCCTATACATCTACAAAGCATACAAGCCCGTGTCGATGTATTAAAAGGGCAATTATATGTAGAAAATAATGAGGGACTACACATACAAATTCTAATACCGAGGAGTGGACAATGA
- the argF gene encoding ornithine carbamoyltransferase encodes MTDIQKPLNLKGRHLLKEDDFTKKEFSDLIDFAITLKSYKQQGIPHRYLEGKNIALLFEKTSTRTRAAFTVASIDLGAHPEFLGKNDIQLGKKESVEDTAKVLGRMFDGIEFRGFSQDTVEALAQHSGVPVWNGLTDAWHPTQMLADYMTIKENFGHLDGIKLTYVGDGRNNVANSLLVAGPMLGVDVTICTPKSLFPAQDYIDIAERRAKHDGGSIKITNNIDEGVKGADVIYTDVWVSMGEESEFESRIKLLKDYQVNKALFDKTGKDSTIFLHCLPAFHDTNTEYSQKIKDEYGLSEMEVTDEIFRSKHAKIFDQAENRMHTIKAVMAATLG; translated from the coding sequence ATGACAGACATTCAAAAACCATTAAATTTAAAAGGTAGACATTTATTAAAAGAAGATGATTTTACTAAAAAAGAATTTTCAGACTTAATTGATTTTGCGATAACTTTAAAATCTTATAAACAACAAGGCATCCCACACCGCTATTTAGAAGGTAAAAACATTGCTTTATTATTCGAAAAAACATCGACACGAACACGCGCTGCTTTTACAGTGGCTTCTATCGATTTAGGTGCACATCCTGAATTTTTAGGTAAAAACGACATCCAATTAGGCAAAAAAGAATCTGTAGAAGATACAGCAAAAGTATTAGGTCGCATGTTCGACGGTATTGAGTTCCGTGGTTTTTCACAAGATACTGTAGAAGCATTAGCACAACATTCTGGTGTCCCTGTGTGGAACGGACTCACTGACGCTTGGCACCCAACGCAAATGTTAGCGGATTATATGACAATCAAAGAAAACTTTGGTCATTTAGATGGTATTAAACTCACATACGTCGGCGATGGCCGTAACAATGTCGCAAATTCACTGTTAGTGGCTGGACCTATGTTAGGTGTCGACGTGACGATTTGTACACCGAAATCTTTATTCCCTGCGCAAGACTACATTGATATCGCTGAACGTCGTGCTAAACATGACGGCGGTTCAATTAAAATTACTAACAATATTGATGAAGGTGTTAAAGGTGCGGATGTCATTTATACAGACGTATGGGTTTCAATGGGTGAAGAAAGTGAATTTGAATCTCGTATTAAATTATTAAAAGACTATCAAGTGAACAAAGCATTATTTGATAAAACAGGTAAAGACAGCACGATTTTCTTACACTGCTTACCTGCTTTCCACGATACAAATACTGAATATAGTCAAAAAATTAAAGATGAATATGGCTTATCTGAAATGGAAGTGACAGACGAAATCTTTAGAAGTAAACACGCGAAAATCTTTGATCAAGCTGAAAACCGCATGCATACAATTAAAGCTGTAATGGCCGCTACATTAGGTTAA
- a CDS encoding arginine repressor produces MKKSKRLDLVSMVVKEHDIHTKAEIVDYIEQHFGIRYSLATISRDLNELKIYKMPSENQQRCYRQYNENAQKEAKARLIDLYQEEIISLSIKDTYLIIKTSPGFAQTVNFYIDQMNLKEVIGTVGGNDTILVITHSNELSKFVHYKLFNQTYEASHAKH; encoded by the coding sequence ATGAAGAAGAGTAAGAGATTAGACTTAGTATCGATGGTTGTAAAGGAACACGATATTCATACGAAAGCAGAAATTGTAGATTATATTGAACAGCATTTTGGAATCCGATATAGTCTTGCCACGATTAGTCGAGATTTAAATGAGTTGAAGATTTATAAAATGCCATCAGAAAACCAACAACGATGCTACAGACAATATAACGAAAATGCACAAAAAGAAGCGAAAGCAAGACTCATTGATTTGTATCAAGAGGAGATTATTTCGCTTAGTATTAAAGATACGTACTTAATTATTAAAACGTCACCTGGCTTTGCGCAAACGGTGAATTTTTACATCGATCAAATGAATTTAAAAGAAGTGATTGGTACGGTAGGCGGTAATGATACCATCTTAGTGATTACGCATTCGAATGAACTTTCGAAATTTGTACATTACAAATTGTTCAACCAAACGTATGAAGCGTCGCATGCGAAACACTAA
- the arcC gene encoding carbamate kinase — MHKKIVIALGGNAIQTTDGSAETQKQAIRTTMQRLKPLFNTDYDIVISHGNGPQIGSLLIQQATADSPQTPAMPLDACGAMTQGMIGFWIETEVNRVLAEVNSDRKAGTVITRVEIDENDPRMSNPTKPIGPFYTQAQAEQQKAQYPDSVYKEDAGRGYRKVVPSPLPVSILEHELISTLVENNNIIVACGGGGVPVVKRGDTYEGVEAVIDKDFASERLAQLIDANTLMILTNVENVYINFNEPNQEKLTDIDVESLKRYAQEGKFAEGSMLPKIEAAIDFVENGEGRRAVITNLDKAYEAFKGEVGTQIYK, encoded by the coding sequence ATGCATAAAAAAATTGTAATTGCTCTAGGCGGAAATGCCATCCAAACAACAGATGGATCTGCAGAAACACAAAAACAAGCGATACGTACAACAATGCAAAGACTAAAACCTTTATTTAACACAGATTATGACATAGTTATTTCGCATGGTAATGGGCCTCAAATAGGCAGTCTTTTAATTCAACAAGCGACTGCTGATAGTCCACAAACACCTGCGATGCCACTAGATGCCTGTGGTGCGATGACACAAGGAATGATTGGCTTTTGGATTGAAACGGAAGTCAACCGTGTTTTAGCAGAGGTTAACAGTGATCGGAAAGCGGGTACAGTGATAACACGTGTAGAAATTGACGAAAATGATCCAAGAATGTCAAACCCGACAAAACCGATTGGCCCATTTTATACACAAGCACAGGCCGAACAACAAAAAGCACAATACCCTGATTCCGTTTATAAAGAAGACGCCGGTAGAGGATACCGTAAAGTTGTTCCGTCTCCCCTACCTGTATCCATTTTAGAGCATGAATTAATTAGTACTTTAGTTGAAAATAATAACATTATTGTCGCTTGTGGTGGTGGCGGTGTTCCTGTTGTTAAAAGAGGCGACACTTATGAAGGTGTGGAAGCTGTTATTGATAAAGATTTTGCAAGCGAACGTTTAGCACAACTCATCGATGCCAATACCCTTATGATTTTAACAAACGTTGAAAATGTTTATATTAACTTCAATGAACCTAACCAAGAAAAACTTACTGACATCGATGTCGAAAGTCTGAAACGCTATGCACAAGAAGGTAAATTTGCAGAAGGCTCTATGTTGCCTAAAATTGAGGCGGCTATAGATTTTGTTGAAAACGGAGAAGGGCGTCGTGCGGTCATCACGAACTTAGATAAAGCCTATGAAGCCTTTAAAGGAGAAGTCGGCACACAAATTTATAAGTAG
- a CDS encoding alpha/beta hydrolase — translation MKKFWKWSIGIVVLLIVGWVTYLGIYRNTSIANNPKHVKYIDSATPTLFLHGYGGTVNSERFLVKQAENQGVTQDVITAHVDEAGEVKLKGHLDSDTINPIVQVVLKENKEEEPDVNAEWFKNVLVALQTEYHIKKFNFVGHSMANMTFAQYMATYGKDTALPQLQRQVNIAGTFNGVLHMNEEVNEITLDAEGKPSRMNPPYQDLRVLKEVYKGKNIDVLNIYGDLKDGTHSDGSVSNTSSRSLKYLLGDSAKMYRESEYVGPSAQHSELHDNEKVARELIQFLWGK, via the coding sequence ATGAAAAAGTTTTGGAAATGGAGTATTGGCATAGTGGTGCTATTGATTGTCGGGTGGGTAACGTATTTAGGCATTTACCGTAATACATCTATCGCCAATAATCCAAAACATGTCAAGTATATTGATAGCGCAACACCCACGTTATTTTTGCACGGTTACGGCGGGACTGTGAACTCTGAACGGTTTTTAGTAAAACAAGCGGAAAATCAAGGTGTCACGCAAGATGTCATTACCGCGCACGTGGACGAAGCGGGTGAAGTGAAATTAAAAGGACATTTGGATAGTGACACGATTAACCCTATCGTACAAGTCGTATTGAAAGAGAATAAAGAAGAAGAGCCAGATGTGAATGCAGAATGGTTTAAAAATGTATTAGTCGCATTGCAAACAGAGTATCATATTAAAAAATTTAACTTTGTCGGACATTCAATGGCGAATATGACTTTTGCACAATATATGGCGACATACGGTAAAGATACCGCATTACCACAGTTGCAACGTCAAGTGAATATCGCAGGGACGTTTAACGGTGTGTTGCATATGAATGAAGAAGTGAATGAAATTACGCTTGATGCGGAGGGTAAGCCAAGTCGCATGAACCCGCCATACCAAGATTTACGCGTATTGAAAGAGGTCTACAAAGGGAAAAATATTGATGTACTGAATATTTACGGAGACTTAAAAGACGGGACGCACTCTGACGGCAGTGTATCGAATACGTCTTCTCGTTCATTAAAGTATCTACTCGGGGACAGTGCGAAGATGTATCGTGAATCCGAATATGTCGGTCCAAGTGCACAGCATAGTGAATTACATGATAATGAAAAAGTCGCACGTGAACTGATTCAATTTTTGTGGGGCAAATAA